A single Scleropages formosus chromosome 4, fSclFor1.1, whole genome shotgun sequence DNA region contains:
- the f11r.1 gene encoding F11 receptor, tandem duplicate 1 isoform X2 has protein sequence MFVAILVFLLLLQQQEGSLAFSVTTSTPKISVPENQGADLKCSYSADFGTPRVEWKFRNLQGSETYVVFTGNPTGSYKDRVELYSGGLRFIKVTRADTGEYSCDVSNADKFGEAKIQLIVQVPPSPPLCGIPSTVTTGSQVILTCNDKDGSPPSTYKWFKNKTPLPEDPSKFAIYKNSTYTINPQDGNLLFASVAKEDSGEYYCTASNGFGSPASCAPMLMEVKDVNVGGIVAGVIVALLAVALLIFGLWYARRKGYLSKNVNESKQMPQYTRAGNISEEADVSSALVKVCCLQCLSLCPESFSLCH, from the exons ATGTTTGTCGCCATTCTTGtgtttctcctccttcttcaaCAACAGGAAG GCTCACTGGCCTTCTCTGTGACTACCTCAACACCAAAGATCAGCGTCCCTGAGAACCAAG gtgctGATCTTAAATGTTCATATAGTGCTGATTTTGGAACACCAAGAGTTGAATGGAAATTCAGAAATCTGCAAGGATCTGAAACATATGTTGTCTTCACTGGAAACCCTAcag GAAGTTATAAAGACCGTGTAGAGCTGTACAGTGGTGGGCTGAGGTTCATCAAAGTCACCCGTGCAGATACTGGGGAATACAGTTGTGACGTCTCCAATGCTGATAAATTTGGAGAAGCCAAAATTCAACTGATTGTGCAAG tgcccccctccccgcccctgTGTGGAATCCCCTCCACTGTGACCACAGGGTCGCAAGTGATCCTGACCTGCAATGACAAGGATGGATCCCCACCAAGCACCTACAAGTGGTTCAAGAACAAGACCCCTTTGCCAGAAGATCCTAGCAAGTTTGCTATTTACAAGAACTCCACATACACAATAAACCCCCAGGATGGGAACCTG TTGTTTGCCAGTGTGGCCAAGGAGGATTCTGGGGAGTACTACTGCACTGCCAGCAATGGTTTTGGCTCACCAGCGAGCTGTGCCCCCATGCTGATGGAAGTCA AGGACGTAAACGTTGGGGGAATTGTGGCTGGCGTGATTGTGGCTCTGCTAGCAGTTGCGCTGCTGATATTCGGACTGTGGTATGCTCGCCGCAAAGGATACCTTTCCA aaaatgttaatga ATCCAAGCAGATGCCACAGTACACAAGGGCAGGAAACATTTCTGAAGAGGCAGATGTAAGTAGCGCTTTGGTCAAAGTGTGCTGTCTTCAATGTCTCTCTCTATGCCCTGAAAGCTTCTCTCTCTGCCACTAG
- the f11r.1 gene encoding F11 receptor, tandem duplicate 1 isoform X1: MFVAILVFLLLLQQQEGSLAFSVTTSTPKISVPENQGADLKCSYSADFGTPRVEWKFRNLQGSETYVVFTGNPTGSYKDRVELYSGGLRFIKVTRADTGEYSCDVSNADKFGEAKIQLIVQVPPSPPLCGIPSTVTTGSQVILTCNDKDGSPPSTYKWFKNKTPLPEDPSKFAIYKNSTYTINPQDGNLLFASVAKEDSGEYYCTASNGFGSPASCAPMLMEVKDVNVGGIVAGVIVALLAVALLIFGLWYARRKGYLSKNVNESKQMPQYTRAGNISEEADGEFKQKSSFIV, encoded by the exons ATGTTTGTCGCCATTCTTGtgtttctcctccttcttcaaCAACAGGAAG GCTCACTGGCCTTCTCTGTGACTACCTCAACACCAAAGATCAGCGTCCCTGAGAACCAAG gtgctGATCTTAAATGTTCATATAGTGCTGATTTTGGAACACCAAGAGTTGAATGGAAATTCAGAAATCTGCAAGGATCTGAAACATATGTTGTCTTCACTGGAAACCCTAcag GAAGTTATAAAGACCGTGTAGAGCTGTACAGTGGTGGGCTGAGGTTCATCAAAGTCACCCGTGCAGATACTGGGGAATACAGTTGTGACGTCTCCAATGCTGATAAATTTGGAGAAGCCAAAATTCAACTGATTGTGCAAG tgcccccctccccgcccctgTGTGGAATCCCCTCCACTGTGACCACAGGGTCGCAAGTGATCCTGACCTGCAATGACAAGGATGGATCCCCACCAAGCACCTACAAGTGGTTCAAGAACAAGACCCCTTTGCCAGAAGATCCTAGCAAGTTTGCTATTTACAAGAACTCCACATACACAATAAACCCCCAGGATGGGAACCTG TTGTTTGCCAGTGTGGCCAAGGAGGATTCTGGGGAGTACTACTGCACTGCCAGCAATGGTTTTGGCTCACCAGCGAGCTGTGCCCCCATGCTGATGGAAGTCA AGGACGTAAACGTTGGGGGAATTGTGGCTGGCGTGATTGTGGCTCTGCTAGCAGTTGCGCTGCTGATATTCGGACTGTGGTATGCTCGCCGCAAAGGATACCTTTCCA aaaatgttaatga ATCCAAGCAGATGCCACAGTACACAAGGGCAGGAAACATTTCTGAAGAGGCAGAT GGGGAATTCAAGCAGAAGTCCTCGTTCATTGTGTAA
- the LOC108936259 gene encoding upstream stimulatory factor 1-like isoform X1, translating to MKGQQKSPDSDGTVPIIEEGAVATAEDPSAIPAIQSAATFSSDQPIKYLFKTEGAGGQVTYRVIQVSEGQSDRTGAVSVVTGFPAGTAQPVTQAVFSQSEGLEGESTETQYTYYPATISEAAPTTMVTSVQAPDSLLNQSTPTGQLYVMMSPQDVLPSAHQRSIAPRTQSYNVKSDAPRTSRDDKRRAQHNEVERRRRDKINNWIVQLSKTIPDCTTDSTKTAQSKGGILSKACDYIQELLQSNVRLAEELSSLERLRMDNQLLRQEVEDWKSKNQALRNQLRQHGVVVAPAVDPQ from the exons ATGAAGGG acagcagaaaagccCGGATTCAGATGGGACTGTTCCTATAATTGAGGAAG GTGCAGTCGCCACCGCAGAGGATCCTTCCGCAATCCCTGCCATCCAGTCAGCAGCAACTTTCTCTTCAGATCAACCCATCAAATATCTCTTCAAAACAGAAGGGGCTGGTGGTCAG GTGACCTACCGAGTAATCCAGGTGTCAGAGGGGCAGTCGGATAGGACCGGAGCTGTTAGTGTGGTGACTGGATTTCCTGCTGGAACGGCTCAGCCAGTGACCCAG GCTGTTTTTTCCCAGTCTGAGGGCTTGGAGGGAGAAAGCACTGAGACCCAGTATACTTACTACCCTGCCACAATTTCTGAAGCTGCTCCTACAACCATGGTGACTAGCGTGCAGGCCCCTGATTCACTGTTAAACCAAAGCACACCTACAG GGCAGCTGTACGTGATGATGTCTCCCCAGGATGTTCTCCCCAGTGCCCACCAGAGGTCCATTGCTCCTCGGACACAGTCATACAATGT CAAATCAGATGCCCCGAGGACATCTCGAGATGACAAAAGGAGAGCACAGCACAATGAAG TTGAGCGCAGACGcagagacaaaataaataactggatTGTCCAGCTGTCCAAGACCATTCCAGACTGTACTACAGACTCCACCAAGACTGCACAG AGCAAAGGGGGGATCCTGTCCAAGGCCTGCGACTACATCCAAGAGCTTCTGCAGAGCAACGTTAGGTTAGCGGAAGAGCTGAGCTCTCTGGAGAGGCTTAGAATGGACAACCAGCTACTACGGCAAGAG GTGGAAGATTGGAAATCTAAAAACCAGGCTCTGAGGAACCAGCTGCGACAGCACGGCGTTGTGGTTGCACCAGCTGTTGACCCCCAGTGA
- the LOC108936259 gene encoding upstream stimulatory factor 1-like isoform X2: protein MKGQQKSPDSDGTVPIIEEGAVATAEDPSAIPAIQSAATFSSDQPIKYLFKTEGAGGQVTYRVIQVSEGQSDRTGAVSVVTGFPAGTAQPVTQAVFSQSEGLEGESTETQYTYYPATISEAAPTTMVTSVQAPDSLLNQSTPTGQLYVMMSPQDVLPSAHQSKSDAPRTSRDDKRRAQHNEVERRRRDKINNWIVQLSKTIPDCTTDSTKTAQSKGGILSKACDYIQELLQSNVRLAEELSSLERLRMDNQLLRQEVEDWKSKNQALRNQLRQHGVVVAPAVDPQ from the exons ATGAAGGG acagcagaaaagccCGGATTCAGATGGGACTGTTCCTATAATTGAGGAAG GTGCAGTCGCCACCGCAGAGGATCCTTCCGCAATCCCTGCCATCCAGTCAGCAGCAACTTTCTCTTCAGATCAACCCATCAAATATCTCTTCAAAACAGAAGGGGCTGGTGGTCAG GTGACCTACCGAGTAATCCAGGTGTCAGAGGGGCAGTCGGATAGGACCGGAGCTGTTAGTGTGGTGACTGGATTTCCTGCTGGAACGGCTCAGCCAGTGACCCAG GCTGTTTTTTCCCAGTCTGAGGGCTTGGAGGGAGAAAGCACTGAGACCCAGTATACTTACTACCCTGCCACAATTTCTGAAGCTGCTCCTACAACCATGGTGACTAGCGTGCAGGCCCCTGATTCACTGTTAAACCAAAGCACACCTACAG GGCAGCTGTACGTGATGATGTCTCCCCAGGATGTTCTCCCCAGTGCCCACCAGAG CAAATCAGATGCCCCGAGGACATCTCGAGATGACAAAAGGAGAGCACAGCACAATGAAG TTGAGCGCAGACGcagagacaaaataaataactggatTGTCCAGCTGTCCAAGACCATTCCAGACTGTACTACAGACTCCACCAAGACTGCACAG AGCAAAGGGGGGATCCTGTCCAAGGCCTGCGACTACATCCAAGAGCTTCTGCAGAGCAACGTTAGGTTAGCGGAAGAGCTGAGCTCTCTGGAGAGGCTTAGAATGGACAACCAGCTACTACGGCAAGAG GTGGAAGATTGGAAATCTAAAAACCAGGCTCTGAGGAACCAGCTGCGACAGCACGGCGTTGTGGTTGCACCAGCTGTTGACCCCCAGTGA
- the LOC108936259 gene encoding upstream stimulatory factor 1-like isoform X3, with protein MKGQQKSPDSDGTVPIIEEGAVATAEDPSAIPAIQSAATFSSDQPIKYLFKTEGAGGQAVFSQSEGLEGESTETQYTYYPATISEAAPTTMVTSVQAPDSLLNQSTPTGQLYVMMSPQDVLPSAHQRSIAPRTQSYNVKSDAPRTSRDDKRRAQHNEVERRRRDKINNWIVQLSKTIPDCTTDSTKTAQSKGGILSKACDYIQELLQSNVRLAEELSSLERLRMDNQLLRQEVEDWKSKNQALRNQLRQHGVVVAPAVDPQ; from the exons ATGAAGGG acagcagaaaagccCGGATTCAGATGGGACTGTTCCTATAATTGAGGAAG GTGCAGTCGCCACCGCAGAGGATCCTTCCGCAATCCCTGCCATCCAGTCAGCAGCAACTTTCTCTTCAGATCAACCCATCAAATATCTCTTCAAAACAGAAGGGGCTGGTGGTCAG GCTGTTTTTTCCCAGTCTGAGGGCTTGGAGGGAGAAAGCACTGAGACCCAGTATACTTACTACCCTGCCACAATTTCTGAAGCTGCTCCTACAACCATGGTGACTAGCGTGCAGGCCCCTGATTCACTGTTAAACCAAAGCACACCTACAG GGCAGCTGTACGTGATGATGTCTCCCCAGGATGTTCTCCCCAGTGCCCACCAGAGGTCCATTGCTCCTCGGACACAGTCATACAATGT CAAATCAGATGCCCCGAGGACATCTCGAGATGACAAAAGGAGAGCACAGCACAATGAAG TTGAGCGCAGACGcagagacaaaataaataactggatTGTCCAGCTGTCCAAGACCATTCCAGACTGTACTACAGACTCCACCAAGACTGCACAG AGCAAAGGGGGGATCCTGTCCAAGGCCTGCGACTACATCCAAGAGCTTCTGCAGAGCAACGTTAGGTTAGCGGAAGAGCTGAGCTCTCTGGAGAGGCTTAGAATGGACAACCAGCTACTACGGCAAGAG GTGGAAGATTGGAAATCTAAAAACCAGGCTCTGAGGAACCAGCTGCGACAGCACGGCGTTGTGGTTGCACCAGCTGTTGACCCCCAGTGA